From a single Nicotiana tabacum cultivar K326 chromosome 8, ASM71507v2, whole genome shotgun sequence genomic region:
- the LOC142162675 gene encoding uncharacterized protein LOC142162675 isoform X1 has translation MGLNDTYVQTRSNILMMKPLPSVGAVYSILLSDEKQRNVSAATQFPSTSASFNVRESRQSYPSKVNFESSKPNVTCKYCKKPGHTIEKFYKLRGYPPSFKFTKTPNIRKTAAHVELTNHPESRTGDIPTEHGTLPQSEDMSAIPGFTKDQYSQLMMLLQQSHLSPSPSTSSLMGSANFAAPTNLFSCSTFRGSTAT, from the exons ATGGGTTTAAATGATACGTATGTCCAAACCAGAAGCAATATTCTCATGATGAAACCACTTCCTTCAGTTGGAGCTGTGTATAGCATTCTATTGTCTGATGAGAAGCAGAGGAATGTGTCTGCTGCAACTCAGTTTCCTTCTACTTCTGCATCCTTTAATGTTAGAGAGTCCAGGCAGAGTTACCCTTCTAAAGTGAATTTTGAATCATCTAAACCAAATGTCACCTGCAAGTACTGTAAGAAACCTGGACATACTATAGAAAAATTCTACAAACTCCGTGGTTATCCCCCAAGTTTCAAGTTCACTAAAACTCCTAACATTAGAAAAACTGCTGCACATGTTGAGCTCACCAACCATCCTGAATCTAGGACTGGTGACATCCCTACTGAGCATGGTACTCTTCCACAGTCTGAAGATATGTCTGCTATCCCTGGGTTTACCAAGGATCAGTACTCTCAATTGATGATGTTACTTCAACAGTCACACCTGTCTCCTTCTCCATCTACCTCAAGCCTAATGGGGTCAGCCAATTTTGCTG CTCCAACAAATTTGTTTTCTTGTTCAACATTTCGAGGGTCAACTGCCACCTAA